The following are from one region of the Vitis riparia cultivar Riparia Gloire de Montpellier isolate 1030 chromosome 9, EGFV_Vit.rip_1.0, whole genome shotgun sequence genome:
- the LOC117922522 gene encoding uncharacterized protein LOC117922522 gives MECREFQITLVSAQNLENVRQFFKNRVRVYAKVSLGGNPRTEKTTPVDKEGQTNPVWNFSASYTIGKNAVKCQDVKLLIQFFCSRTSRDTNIGEVSVSLKELFDRFSTLPQGEGTARVSYPVKKGAADSQGEVGFSFKFGDIFAFVPPPTDWGKICWQGTKLIAKGGMLCVRLTLLANGNLFDVPIDAVADIAHTSYDILSHVFGSGGDFLADIPWGEPDLPVDISCPVDTTSSLQTNVYAGSNVPADITNVGAGSKVLAEVPMDATFSGETNMIDNISCLQANVEMDAIFNGETNVPGHISFIEPDATFSGEMDVSYDISYA, from the coding sequence ATGGAGTGCAGAGAGTTCCAGATCACTCTTGTTTCAGCTCAAAATCTTGAGAATGTTcgacaatttttcaaaaacagagTAAGAGTCTATGCAAAGGTTTCACTGGGAGGCAATCCCAGGACTGAGAAAACAACTCCGGTGGACAAGGAGGGGCAGACCAATCCAGTGTGGAACTTCAGTGCTTCCTACACAATAGGCAAGAACGCAGTGAAATGCCAAGACGTCAAGCTCCTCATCCAGTTTTTCTGCAGTCGGACATCCCGGGATACCAACATCGGCGAGGTGAGCGTATCCTTGAAGGAACTTTTCGACCGTTTCAGCACACTGCCTCAAGGTGAAGGTACTGCTAGGGTGAGTTACCCGGTGAAAAAGGGTGCTGCAGATTCCCAAGGAGAAGTGGGCTTTTCGTTTAAGTTTGGGGATATATTTGCTTTTGTCCCGCCACCCACCGACTGGGGCAAAATATGTTGGCAGGGGACCAAATTAATTGCGAAGGGAGGTATGTTATGTGTAAGGCTAACATTGCTTGCGAATGGAAATCTATTTGATGTGCCGATTGATGCTGTAGCCGACATTGCCCATACGTCATATGACATTTTAAGCCATGTGTTTGGTAGTGGAGGAGATTTTCTGGCTGATATTCCATGGGGTGAACCAGATTTGCCGGTTGATATTTCATGTCCAGTGGATACTACATCTAGTCTTCAAACAAATGTGTATGCAGGATCAAATGTGCCCGCTGATATTACAAATGTGGGTGCAGGATCAAAAGTGCTCGCTGAAGTTCCGATGGATGCTACTTTTAGTGGGGAGACGAATATGATCGATAATATTTCATGCTTACAAGCAAATGTTGAGATGGATGCTATTTTTAATGGTGAGACGAATGTCCCTGGTCATATTTCATTCATAGAACCAGATGCTACTTTTAGTGGTGAGATGGATGTATCTTATGATATTTCATATGCTTAG
- the LOC117921798 gene encoding uncharacterized mitochondrial protein AtMg00810-like, which produces MVITGSNSSMVQTLITRLSKEFSMKDLGDLHYFLGVEVQANEKGLFLSQTKYALDLLQRASMIDAKPISTPYVVGQHLSTKGKLFSDPTMFRSLAGALQYLTITSSYLSFSVNSIFQFMHAPTEDHFHALKRILRYVKGTPHHGLQFHQQSTYDILAYFDVDWASCLDTRCSTTGYAIFLGTNLVSWFSKKQSTVSRSSAKAEYRSLAVAIADIAWIVQLLRDLHVTLSTTPKILCDNQSAIFMAVNLVTRPRSKHIAIDYHFVRELVANGNLKVDFIPSHLQLADSLTKGVTKPQFFFFRTSSTLSLLPRSPCKGLIRE; this is translated from the coding sequence atggtCATAACTGGAAGTAATTCTTCTATGGTTCAAACCCTCATTACTCGGCTTTCCAAGGAATTCTCCATGAAGGATTTGGGTGATCTTCATTATTTCCTCGGCGTTGAAGTGCAAGCTAATGAGAAGGGTTTGTTTCTCAGTCAAACGAAGTATGCCCTTGATTTGTTGCAACGTGCTTCAATGATTGATGCAAAGCCTATTTCTACACCCTATGTTGTTGGTCAACATCTCTCAACTAAAGGAAAATTGTTCTCCGATCCTACTATGTTTCGTTCACTTGCAGGTGCTCTTCAATACCTGACCATCACCAGCTCGTATCTCTCCTTTAGTGTGAATTCTATTTTCCAATTCATGCATGCTCCCACTGAGGACCACTTTCATGCTCTCAAGCGCATTTTGCGCTATGTTAAGGGCACTCCTCATCATGGACTTCAATTCCATCAACAATCGACTTATGATATTCTTGCTTACTTTGATGTAGACTGGGCAAGTTGTCTTGATACACGTTGTTCCACTACTGGCTACGCTATTTTTTTGGGTACCAATTTGGTTTCTTGGTTCTCTAAGAAACAAAGCACTGTCTCTCGATCAAGTGCCAAAGCAGAATATCGCTCTTTAGCTGTTGCCATTGCTGATATTGCCTGGATTGTTCAACTACTTCGGGACCTCCATGTTACACTCTCAACAACACCTAAAATTCTTTGTGACAATCAAAGTGCAATTTTTATGGCAGTCAATCTGGTTACTCGCCCTCGCTCAAAACATATTGCGATCGACTACCACTTTGTTCGTGAACTTGTTGCTAATGGCAATTTGAAAGTTGATTTTATCCCTTCACATCTCCAGCTAGCTGATTCATTGACCAAAGGCGTCACCAAGCCTCAGTTCTTTTTCTTCCGAACAAGCTCAACGTTATCCCTTCTCCCACGCTCACCTTGTAAGGGGTTGATAAGGgaataa
- the LOC117922706 gene encoding DCN1-like protein 4 isoform X1, translating into MRRSSTRKTGQSNSAASVNSSATDLFRSASSKATSKELERIDQLFYSYANRSSNLIDPEGIEVLCSDVEVDHTDVRILMLAWKMKAEKQGYFTLEEWRRGLKALRTDTVSKLKKALPELEKEVRRPSNFVDFYSYAFRYCLTEEKQKSIDIESICELLDLVLGSQFQAQVDSFVEYLKTQNDYKVINMDQWMGFFRFCNEISFPDLRNYDPELAWPLILDNFVEWRRAKHS; encoded by the exons ATGCGTCGCTCCTCTACCAGGAAAACGGGTCAGTCCAATTCCGCCGCGTCGGTTAATTCATCTGCCACCGATCTTTTTCGCTCTG CTTCAAGTAAGGCTACAAGCAAAGAGTTGGAACGAATTGATCAACTATTTTATTCATATGCGAATAGGTCATCCAATCTGATTGA CCCAGAAGGCATTGAGGTTCTTTGTTCAGATGTGGAAGTGGATCATACTGATGTCAGGATATTGATGCTTGCTTG GAAGATGAAAGCTGAAAAGCAGGGTTACTTTACGTTG GAGGAGTGGCGAAGAGGCCTCAAAGCTCTGCGAACTGACACTGTAAGCAAATTGAAGAAAGCACTCCCTGAATTGGAGAAAGAG GTCAGGAGGCCATCAAATTTTGTGGACTTCTATTCCTATGCATTTCGGTATTGCTTAACAG AGGAGAAACAAAAGAGTATCGACATTGAAAGCATCTGCGAATTGCTTGATCTTGTTTTAGGATCTCAATTCCAAGCCCAGGTTGATTCATTTGTTGAGTATCTAAAG ACACAGAATGATTACAAAGTCATTAACATGGACCAGTGGATGGGCTTTTTCCGATTTTGCAATGAG ATAAGTTTCCCTGACCTTCGTAATTATGATCCGGAACTTGCTTGGCCCTTGATCCTGGACAACTTTGTTGAATGGAGGAGAGCGAAGCACAGCTGA
- the LOC117922706 gene encoding DCN1-like protein 4 isoform X2, with the protein MRRSSTRKTASSKATSKELERIDQLFYSYANRSSNLIDPEGIEVLCSDVEVDHTDVRILMLAWKMKAEKQGYFTLEEWRRGLKALRTDTVSKLKKALPELEKEVRRPSNFVDFYSYAFRYCLTEEKQKSIDIESICELLDLVLGSQFQAQVDSFVEYLKTQNDYKVINMDQWMGFFRFCNEISFPDLRNYDPELAWPLILDNFVEWRRAKHS; encoded by the exons ATGCGTCGCTCCTCTACCAGGAAAACGG CTTCAAGTAAGGCTACAAGCAAAGAGTTGGAACGAATTGATCAACTATTTTATTCATATGCGAATAGGTCATCCAATCTGATTGA CCCAGAAGGCATTGAGGTTCTTTGTTCAGATGTGGAAGTGGATCATACTGATGTCAGGATATTGATGCTTGCTTG GAAGATGAAAGCTGAAAAGCAGGGTTACTTTACGTTG GAGGAGTGGCGAAGAGGCCTCAAAGCTCTGCGAACTGACACTGTAAGCAAATTGAAGAAAGCACTCCCTGAATTGGAGAAAGAG GTCAGGAGGCCATCAAATTTTGTGGACTTCTATTCCTATGCATTTCGGTATTGCTTAACAG AGGAGAAACAAAAGAGTATCGACATTGAAAGCATCTGCGAATTGCTTGATCTTGTTTTAGGATCTCAATTCCAAGCCCAGGTTGATTCATTTGTTGAGTATCTAAAG ACACAGAATGATTACAAAGTCATTAACATGGACCAGTGGATGGGCTTTTTCCGATTTTGCAATGAG ATAAGTTTCCCTGACCTTCGTAATTATGATCCGGAACTTGCTTGGCCCTTGATCCTGGACAACTTTGTTGAATGGAGGAGAGCGAAGCACAGCTGA
- the LOC117922706 gene encoding DCN1-like protein 4 isoform X3 — MRRSSTRKTGQSNSAASVNSSATDLFRSASSKATSKELERIDQLFYSYANRSSNLIDPEGIEVLCSDVEVDHTDVRILMLAWKMKAEKQGYFTLEEWRRGLKALRTDTVSKLKKALPELEKEVRRPSNFVDFYSYAFRYCLTEEKQKSIDIESICELLDLVLGSQFQAQVDSFVEYLKWGYRWKDRRSCTL; from the exons ATGCGTCGCTCCTCTACCAGGAAAACGGGTCAGTCCAATTCCGCCGCGTCGGTTAATTCATCTGCCACCGATCTTTTTCGCTCTG CTTCAAGTAAGGCTACAAGCAAAGAGTTGGAACGAATTGATCAACTATTTTATTCATATGCGAATAGGTCATCCAATCTGATTGA CCCAGAAGGCATTGAGGTTCTTTGTTCAGATGTGGAAGTGGATCATACTGATGTCAGGATATTGATGCTTGCTTG GAAGATGAAAGCTGAAAAGCAGGGTTACTTTACGTTG GAGGAGTGGCGAAGAGGCCTCAAAGCTCTGCGAACTGACACTGTAAGCAAATTGAAGAAAGCACTCCCTGAATTGGAGAAAGAG GTCAGGAGGCCATCAAATTTTGTGGACTTCTATTCCTATGCATTTCGGTATTGCTTAACAG AGGAGAAACAAAAGAGTATCGACATTGAAAGCATCTGCGAATTGCTTGATCTTGTTTTAGGATCTCAATTCCAAGCCCAGGTTGATTCATTTGTTGAGTATCTAAAG TGGGGTTATAGGTGGAAAGACAGGAGGTCATGCACCTTGTGA